A single genomic interval of Camelina sativa cultivar DH55 chromosome 11, Cs, whole genome shotgun sequence harbors:
- the LOC104720928 gene encoding tRNA (cytosine(34)-C(5))-methyltransferase-like produces the protein MGRRGRRHRGTSNRNQIEKSREDVQKPLKSDASNFQKPIWSNLDFEDYYKEQRIVKAQEWDLFMEILRKPLPAAFRVNSNGQFCDDLRLKLENDFMKSLQAEAVESGELEAIKPLPWYPNNLAWHSNFSRKEIRKNQTLERFHEFLKLETEVGNMTRQESVSMVPPLFLDVHPDHFILDMCAAPGSKTFQLLEIIHESSEPGSLPKGMVVANDVDYKRSNLFIHQTKRTCTTNLMVTNNEGQHFPNCNTKGTLSKEASEINHHTSNHLLFDRVLCDVPCSGDGTLRKAPDIWRRWNSGSGNGLHSLQVVLAMRGLSLLKVGGRMIYSTCSMNPIEDEAVVAEILRRCGCSVELVDVSDRLPELIRRPGLKKWKVHDRGGWYRSYKEVPKSQRDGVLKSMFPSGKSDKDSTGGGNIYEEITSLSSDESAEEVCDLPLERCMRILPHDQNTGGFFIAVLHKVSPLPEFQEKINQRRNFSTRKTINSYEAVSDTVVTKPEEGVEGVVLEVAVSEKENTSEEGIVELAKKLDDMGGKREVPLIQGKWKGLYPVVFLRDETVIKGIKSFYGIKDELFPLYGHLVTRNSDISSHGNVKRIYYVSKAVKDILELNFAVGKPLKISSVGLQMFEKQSSKECEANCCSFRITSEGLPVILPYMTKQILYATMADFKNLLQHKSIKFLDFIHPQIGEKAEELALGSCVMVLVDDTQLGSEPVKVNSSTIAIGCWKGKASLTVMVTTLACHQLIQRLSDRRSKELENAEN, from the exons ATGGGAAGAAGAGGGAGACGACACAGAGGTACGTCGAATAGAAATCAAATCGAGAAGAGTAGAGAGGATGTTCAAAAACCACTTAAATCCGATGCTTCCAACTTCCAAAAGCCAATCTGGTCAAATCTTGATTTCGAAGACTATTACAAG GAGCAAAGGATAGTGAAAGCACAAGAGTGGGATTTGTTTATGGAGATTCTTCGTAAGCCATTGCCTGCTGCTTTCAGAGTTAATTCCAA TGGCCAATTTTGCGATGATCTTCGACTCAAGTTGGAGAATGATTTCATGAAATCTCTTCAGGCTGAG GCTGTAGAGAGTGGTGAATTGGAGGCTATCAAGCCTTTGCCTTGGTACCCTAATAATCTTGCTTGGCATTCTAATTTTTCACGCAAAGAGATTAGGAAAAACCAGACACTTGAGAG GTTCCATGAGTTTCTAAAGTTAGAAACTGAAGTTGGCAACATGACCAGGCAAGAGTCAGTTAGCATG GTTCCTCCTCTCTTCCTTGATGTACATCCAGATCATTTTATACTCGACA TGTGTGCTGCACCTGGTTCCAAGACATTTCAGCTGCTTGAAATAATACATGAGTCATCAGAACCAGGATCTCTACCTAAGGGAATG GTGGTGGCGAATGATGTTGACTATAAAAGATCTAACCTTTTTATTCACCAAACGAAAAGAACTTGTACGACCAACTTGATGGTCACTAACAATGAAGGTCAACATTTCCCTAACTGCAACACCAAGGGAACCTTGTCCAAAGAAGCATCTGAGATTAATCATCATACCAGTAACCATCTTCTCTTTGATCGTGTCCTATGTGATGTCCCATGTAGCGGTGATGGTACTCTGCGCAAGGCTCCAGACATATGGCGAAGATG GAACTCTGGATCTGGAAATGGACTTCATAGTCTACAGGTTGTGCTTGCAATGAGAG GTTTATCTCTGTTAAAAGTTGGTGGGAGAATGATATACTCAACCTGCTCAATGAACCCAATCGAAGATGAAGCTGTTGTTGCTGAG ATTCTGAGGAGGTGTGGATGCTCTGTTGAGCTTGTAGATGTCTCAGATAGGCTTCCTGAACTTATTAGAAGACCAGGTCTTAAGAAATGGAAG GTGCATGATAGAGGTGGCTGGTATAGATCTTACAAAGAAGTTCCAAAGTCACAGAGAGACGGAGTTCTTAAGAGCATGTTTCCTTCTGGTAAAAGTGATAAAGACTCAACGGGTGGCGGAAACATTTACGAAGAAATTACTTCTCTCTCTTCTGATGAATCAGCTGAGGAAGTCTGTGATCTTCCCCTTGAACGTTGTATGAGGATACTGCCTCATGATCAAAACACTGGAGGATTTTTCATTGCAGTCCTTCACAAAGTTTCACCTCTACCAG AATTTCAGGAGAAAATAAATCAGAGAAGGAATTTTTCTACAAGAAAGACCATCAACTCGTATGAAGCAGTATCTGACACTGTGGTTACTAAACCTGAAGAGGGTGTAGAGGGAGTAGTTTTAGAAGTAGCAGTTTCAGAGAAAGAAAACACCAGCGAAGAAGGCATAGTAGAATTGGCTAAAAAACTTGATGATATGGGAGGCAAGAGAGAAGTACCATTAATACAAGGGAAGTGGAAAGGCCTTTACCCTGTTGTTTTCTTGAGAGATGAAACAGTGATCAAGGGGATCAAGTCATTTTACGGCATCAAAGATGAATTGTTTCCGCTGTATGGTCATCTCGTGACTAGAAACAGCGACATAAGCAGCCACGGAAACGTGAAAAGGATATACTATGTTTCGAAAGCAGTTAAGGATATTCTTGAGCTTAATTTTGCAGTTGGGAAGCCGCTCAAGATCTCATCAGTTGGCCTCCAGATGTTT GAGAAACAATCGTCAAAAGAATGCGAAGCCAACTGTTGCTCATTCCGAATAACCTCTGAGGGATTGCCTGTGATCCTTCCGTACATGACCAAGCAAATACTTTATGCAACAATGGCGGATTTCAAGAATCTCCTGCAACACAAATCAATCAAGTTCCTAGATTTTATCCATCCACAGATTGGTGAGAAAGCAGAAGAACTAGCCTTGGGATCTTGCGTTATGGTTCTCGTTGATG ATACTCAGCTCGGGTCAGAACCAGTCAAAGTGAATTCATCAACAATAGCCATTGGTTGCTGGAAGGGCAAAGCTAGCTTAACCGTTATGGTCACAACACTCGCTTGTCACCAACTTATCCAGAGACTTTCTGATAGAAGAAGTAAAGAACTAGAAAATGCTGAGAATTGA